From the genome of Haloplanus natans DSM 17983:
CGAGCTGCTCTTGCGTTACGGCGCCGAATCCCTTCAGTTCACGACCGGCGAAGTAGAGACAGCCAGCAGCGACACCGGCGGGTTTGCGCCCGTTCGCGAGGTCGATGAGCACGTCCGAATCGCACAGTTGTGCCGCCCGCTCTCGAACCCGCTCCGAAGCGTCGACCGCACTGGCGAGTCGTGGGAGAAAGTCCGCAGGCACAGCCGGTGGAATCCGTAGCGACAGCTCGCGATTGAGCACCCCATACGCCAGCCGAACCTTACCGTGGTCGACCCGAGCCGCCTCAGCGACTTCGTCGAGAAAGCGCGGCAGTCGGCGGCGGCGACACGCCGCGTACACCGCCGCACTCGCCAATGATTCGAGGGACCGACCGCGAATCAGATCCGCCGACTGTGCCTCGCGAAACAGCTGCCCCGCCTCTGCCTGGATGCTCTCGCCCACGCCCAGCGCCCCACCGATCCGACGGATCTCACCGAGACCGTGCGCGAGGTTCTGGTCGGCTTTGCTCTCGAAGCGGGCTCGTCGGTCCCAGCGGCGGAGTCGACGCAAGCGGGCTCGGGTCGCAGCCGGGAGTTCGCGACCGTGGCCATCGCGGAACCGACCGATTTCGGCAGAGATTCCCCGGTCGTGACGAATTGGGGT
Proteins encoded in this window:
- a CDS encoding transcription initiation factor IIB gives rise to the protein MSLNSPSYATVSTDQCTDSRHHVDADETPANASGCCPECDGVQLVSDDTETYCPDCGLLVEDAGLDHGPEWTPYDEAERRRVGGPVTPIRHDRGISAEIGRFRDGHGRELPAATRARLRRLRRWDRRARFESKADQNLAHGLGEIRRIGGALGVGESIQAEAGQLFREAQSADLIRGRSLESLASAAVYAACRRRRLPRFLDEVAEAARVDHGKVRLAYGVLNRELSLRIPPAVPADFLPRLASAVDASERVRERAAQLCDSDVLIDLANGRKPAGVAAGCLYFAGRELKGFGAVTQEQLATAARISEVSLQHVWQALQDRELPVWSAESSDSSTKIERELP